From a single Okeanomitos corallinicola TIOX110 genomic region:
- a CDS encoding TIR domain-containing protein, whose amino-acid sequence MRQFFDAFISYGRPDSKEFATKLQASLNEKGFRIWFDFNDIPLGVDFQNQIDDGIEKAHHFLFIISPHSVNSDYCLKEIELAVKYNKRIIPILHVEEISRELWQQRNPNGSDEQWKAEKSAGKLSSFQNMHPTIRKINWVNFRERIDNFELSLQGLINILESHTDYVEQHTKFLAKALQWERNQQQTNYLLVGEEKQQAQDWLKIHFKDEQPPCLPTDLHCEYITESIKNGNNLMTQVLISYADQDRKIMEKIRTSLRRESITVWTNLTDINPGEDFHDSIQRGILKTDNLIYLLSPDALNSKYCQQELDLAISWNKRIIPLLVRKEEEIDLPSSLRNLQYIDLTDNLKEDDYLSDESQLLKILQEDANYYNQHKIILTQALKWEQQNYNPSILLRGNNLQSAKTWLEVGQNRTQQPPTELQKKFINASLQQPPLDSLDVFISYSRTDSDLARKLNDALQKQGKMTWFDQESIAPGSDFAKEIEEGIKTCDNFLFILSPRSINSPYCKQEVDYAASLNKRFVTVLYREINTNNLHPDLGKVQWIDFSGKVEDFNAKFEKLIITLDTDREYVRTHSKWLQRSLEWEKKNKNDDLLLRGSEFLAAYKWSFAAEQDQKSPALTTLQKEYIDRSKKVRHISLVFKLLSTFAGIFTLATICLSIYSLLITKDQDWVNSLTFSSDGKTITSSGDNDKVNIWKSEDGIKVANLQGNTFAYSPDGKTIVSGSDDGIVRLWDLEGKLLKEFDQKHTKSVKVVVFSPDGQRIVSGSDDNTAIIWTLEGDLLHILEGHTDSVIKIAFKPDGKTIATASDDKTIKLWTSEGKLIQTINRR is encoded by the coding sequence ATGAGACAATTTTTTGATGCCTTTATATCCTACGGAAGACCTGACAGTAAAGAGTTTGCAACCAAACTCCAAGCTAGTTTGAATGAAAAAGGTTTCCGAATCTGGTTTGATTTTAATGATATTCCGCTGGGTGTTGATTTCCAGAATCAAATTGATGATGGGATCGAAAAAGCACATCATTTCTTATTTATTATTTCCCCTCATTCAGTTAATTCTGACTACTGTCTTAAAGAAATTGAATTAGCAGTTAAATATAATAAACGTATTATTCCGATATTGCACGTTGAGGAAATTAGTCGGGAACTATGGCAACAAAGAAATCCAAATGGTAGTGATGAACAATGGAAAGCAGAGAAAAGCGCAGGAAAACTTAGTTCTTTCCAGAATATGCACCCCACAATTAGAAAAATTAACTGGGTCAATTTTCGAGAGAGAATAGATAATTTTGAACTTTCTTTACAGGGATTAATTAACATACTTGAAAGTCATACTGATTATGTAGAACAGCATACCAAGTTTTTAGCCAAAGCATTGCAATGGGAGAGAAATCAACAGCAAACAAACTATTTATTAGTAGGGGAAGAAAAACAACAAGCTCAAGATTGGTTAAAAATACATTTTAAAGATGAACAACCGCCTTGTTTACCCACAGATTTGCATTGTGAATACATCACCGAAAGTATCAAGAATGGTAATAATTTGATGACTCAGGTGTTAATATCTTATGCGGATCAAGATAGGAAAATTATGGAAAAAATTCGCACCAGCTTGAGACGAGAAAGTATTACAGTGTGGACAAATCTTACAGATATCAATCCAGGAGAAGATTTTCACGATTCTATTCAACGCGGTATTTTGAAAACAGATAATCTAATTTATCTACTTTCTCCAGATGCACTCAACTCAAAATATTGTCAGCAAGAATTGGATTTAGCTATCTCATGGAATAAACGAATTATTCCCTTACTGGTGCGAAAAGAAGAGGAAATAGATTTACCATCATCGTTGCGGAATTTACAATATATTGACCTCACAGATAATCTCAAAGAAGATGATTATCTATCTGATGAAAGCCAACTCTTAAAGATTTTGCAAGAAGATGCAAATTATTACAACCAGCACAAAATTATTTTAACTCAAGCATTAAAGTGGGAACAACAGAATTATAATCCTAGTATTTTGCTGCGAGGAAACAACCTACAAAGTGCAAAAACTTGGTTAGAAGTGGGACAAAATAGAACTCAGCAACCACCTACAGAATTACAAAAAAAATTCATTAATGCCAGTCTACAACAACCTCCTTTAGACTCTCTGGATGTATTTATTTCCTATTCCCGTACTGATTCAGACTTAGCGAGAAAATTGAATGATGCTTTACAAAAACAAGGTAAAATGACCTGGTTTGATCAAGAAAGTATTGCACCAGGGAGTGACTTTGCTAAAGAGATTGAGGAAGGTATTAAAACTTGCGATAACTTCTTATTTATTCTTTCACCACGATCAATAAATTCGCCCTATTGTAAACAGGAGGTAGACTATGCTGCTTCCTTGAATAAACGTTTTGTAACTGTACTTTATAGGGAAATAAATACCAATAATTTGCATCCAGATTTGGGAAAAGTACAATGGATTGATTTTAGTGGTAAAGTAGAGGATTTTAACGCTAAATTTGAGAAGTTGATAATAACTTTAGATACTGATCGAGAATATGTACGTACTCATAGTAAGTGGTTGCAAAGGTCTCTGGAATGGGAAAAGAAGAATAAAAATGATGATTTATTATTACGGGGTAGTGAATTTTTAGCTGCTTATAAATGGTCATTCGCAGCTGAACAGGATCAGAAAAGTCCCGCTTTAACTACTTTGCAAAAAGAATATATAGACAGAAGTAAAAAAGTTAGGCATATTTCCTTAGTCTTCAAATTGTTGTCCACGTTCGCTGGTATATTCACCCTTGCAACTATTTGTCTGAGTATATATAGTCTTCTGATAACAAAAGATCAAGATTGGGTGAATAGTTTAACATTTAGTAGCGACGGTAAAACTATTACTTCTTCTGGTGATAACGACAAAGTTAACATCTGGAAATCAGAAGATGGTATAAAAGTGGCAAACTTGCAAGGTAATACTTTTGCATATAGTCCTGATGGTAAGACTATTGTTTCAGGTAGTGATGATGGTATTGTTAGACTCTGGGATCTAGAAGGTAAATTACTCAAAGAATTTGATCAAAAACATACCAAATCAGTTAAAGTCGTAGTTTTCAGTCCTGATGGTCAGAGGATTGTTTCTGGAAGTGATGACAACACAGCGATAATTTGGACTTTAGAAGGGGATTTACTGCATATTCTTGAGGGACATACAGATTCTGTAATTAAAATTGCATTTAAACCTGATGGTAAAACAATTGCTACTGCTAGTGATGATAAAACTATCAAATTATGGACTTCGGAAGGGAAGTTGATCCAAACCATCAACAGGCGTTAA